A genomic window from Pirellulales bacterium includes:
- a CDS encoding phytanoyl-CoA dioxygenase family protein — MADDLSRRHDLVSDLFRLPTSAAEWDRYRLTDEQVAFFDEHGYVSGIRVLDDQQCDRLCAELARLVDPASPGHEYFYEFHTNESVDPSRVLFHALGAWRIAPGFHDLLWHPAITVAAAQLLRGAVRFWHDQLFCKPAEHGGVVAWHQDYSYWTRTRPMAHLTCWIGLDEARRDNGCLQYIPGSHRWDLLPITGLAGDMDAIREVLNDEQMSAMQRPVAIEMRRGEASFHHPLMIHGSQANSTPRPRRAVVVNMFRDGVASDSGEALLAGVPPIPAGQPMGGQFFPLLYQP; from the coding sequence ATGGCCGACGATCTGTCGCGACGTCACGATCTCGTCTCCGATCTGTTTCGCCTGCCGACGAGCGCGGCGGAATGGGATCGCTATCGACTGACCGACGAGCAGGTCGCCTTCTTTGACGAGCATGGCTACGTCAGCGGCATTCGTGTGCTCGACGACCAGCAGTGCGATCGACTTTGCGCGGAACTGGCCCGGCTGGTCGATCCGGCCTCGCCCGGTCACGAATACTTCTACGAGTTCCATACGAACGAGTCCGTCGATCCCAGCCGCGTGTTGTTTCACGCCCTGGGCGCGTGGCGCATCGCACCAGGGTTTCACGACCTGCTGTGGCATCCGGCGATCACCGTGGCAGCGGCGCAGTTGCTGCGCGGGGCCGTGCGATTCTGGCACGATCAACTTTTTTGCAAGCCGGCCGAGCATGGGGGCGTCGTCGCCTGGCACCAGGACTACTCGTACTGGACGCGGACCAGACCCATGGCGCATCTCACCTGCTGGATCGGACTCGACGAAGCGCGCCGCGACAACGGCTGCCTGCAGTACATACCGGGCAGCCACCGTTGGGACCTGCTCCCCATCACGGGCCTGGCCGGCGACATGGACGCTATTCGCGAGGTGCTCAACGACGAGCAGATGTCCGCCATGCAGCGCCCCGTGGCCATCGAGATGCGCCGCGGCGAGGCTTCGTTTCACCACCCGCTCATGATCCACGGCTCGCAAGCCAACAGCACGCCGCGCCCCCGACGTGCCGTGGTGGTGAACATGTTTCGCGACGGCGTGGCGAGCGATTCGGGGGAAGCGCTGCTGGCGGGGGTGCCACCGATCCCCGCCGGGCAACCCATGGGGGGCCAGTTCTTTCCGTTGCTCTACCAGCCCTGA
- a CDS encoding Gfo/Idh/MocA family oxidoreductase, which produces MKPPSRRTFLATCAAATLTPYIFTSQAEARTRPRSPSDRLRIGAIGMRYQGSVITNEALPYGDVVAIADVDRQIAEKAREQFGGKAELYEDYRALLDRQDVDVVMIGTPDHWHTRMVIDACRAGKDIYCEKPLTLTIDEGHHLLRAVRDRGAVVQVGTWQRSDHNYRTAVEMIHAGRLGAIKKVSVVLGKNVQGGPFATAEVPAHLNWNLWQGQTPDVPYIAERSHYTFRWWQEYSGGQMTDWGAHHIDIAQWGLGQQLSGPLEIDGRADYPQVENGYNVATNFSARLRYSNGVEMEILDHGRNGILFEGELGRIFVNRGTLEGKPVEDLAEQPLPREEFKLYAHDNLDRPPRMGKIESIKNHMGNFVDCVHSRETPLSDVVSQHRSVSTCHLANISMRLGRPLKWDPAQEQFVGDDEANGLLQRPQRAGFEIPT; this is translated from the coding sequence TTGAAGCCCCCCTCGCGCCGCACGTTTCTGGCGACCTGTGCCGCCGCAACGTTGACGCCTTATATCTTCACGTCGCAGGCCGAGGCGCGCACCCGCCCCCGTTCGCCCAGCGACCGCCTGCGCATCGGCGCGATTGGCATGCGCTATCAGGGGTCGGTCATCACGAACGAGGCCCTCCCCTACGGCGACGTGGTGGCCATCGCCGATGTCGACCGCCAGATTGCCGAGAAGGCGCGCGAGCAGTTCGGCGGCAAGGCCGAGCTCTACGAAGACTATCGCGCGTTGCTCGATCGCCAGGACGTGGATGTCGTGATGATCGGCACGCCCGACCACTGGCACACGAGGATGGTGATCGACGCCTGCCGCGCCGGCAAAGACATCTACTGCGAAAAGCCGCTCACGCTCACGATCGACGAAGGCCATCACCTGCTGCGCGCCGTTCGCGACCGTGGCGCCGTCGTGCAGGTGGGGACCTGGCAACGCAGCGATCACAACTATCGCACCGCGGTCGAGATGATCCACGCGGGCCGCCTCGGTGCGATCAAGAAGGTCTCCGTCGTCCTGGGCAAGAACGTGCAAGGGGGGCCCTTCGCCACCGCCGAAGTGCCGGCCCACCTGAACTGGAACCTGTGGCAGGGGCAGACACCCGATGTCCCCTATATCGCCGAGCGCAGCCATTACACCTTCCGCTGGTGGCAGGAGTATTCCGGCGGACAGATGACCGATTGGGGCGCCCATCACATCGACATCGCCCAATGGGGCCTCGGACAGCAGCTCAGCGGACCCCTCGAGATCGATGGCCGAGCCGATTATCCCCAGGTCGAAAACGGCTACAACGTCGCCACGAACTTCTCCGCTCGACTGCGCTACTCCAACGGCGTCGAAATGGAGATCCTCGACCACGGCCGCAACGGCATTCTCTTCGAAGGAGAGCTGGGGCGCATCTTCGTCAACCGTGGCACGCTCGAAGGCAAACCGGTCGAGGATCTAGCCGAGCAGCCGCTGCCGCGCGAAGAGTTCAAGCTTTACGCGCACGACAACCTCGATCGCCCGCCACGCATGGGCAAGATCGAGTCGATCAAGAACCACATGGGCAACTTCGTCGATTGCGTCCATTCGCGCGAGACGCCCCTCTCGGACGTCGTGTCGCAGCATCGTTCGGTCTCGACCTGCCACCTGGCGAATATCTCGATGCGCCTCGGGCGACCGTTGAAATGGGATCCGGCGCAAGAGCAGTTCGTCGGCGATGACGAGGCGAACGGCCTGCTCCAACGACCCCAGCGGGCCGGCTTCGAGATTCCCACCTGA
- a CDS encoding type II/IV secretion system protein, whose amino-acid sequence MLRHSAIAHFLADVAPTKGASGAFSPELVDRALSAACEVGASDLHLQPTAEGLELRWRVDGVLQSVGVLPAAMAPNFVARLKVLADLLTYRTDAPQEGRLRGVPGLENVEMRLSTFPTLHGEKGVVRFFGARRSYQRLADLGLPAEIAARLAELLNETSGALLVTGPAGGGKTTTLYACLRELAASSGGMRSLASLEDPIEVEVPGVAQSQTNDKAGFDLATGLRFLLRQDPEVILVGEIRDRVTAEVAFQAALTGHLVLSSFHAGSAAGAISRLSDMGIEPYLLRSGVLAILCQRLVRRLCDCARPNESADELLGLRVSGARLPVGCDACRGTGYAGRMVLAEMLTIDRNALARAVLSRTDAAQLDELAVAGGMVSRWQRACDAVEAGLTSPAEVRRVLGFSEPGRSAP is encoded by the coding sequence ATGTTGCGGCATTCGGCCATCGCACATTTCTTGGCTGATGTTGCGCCGACCAAGGGCGCATCTGGGGCTTTTTCTCCGGAGCTGGTCGACCGCGCGCTGTCGGCGGCGTGCGAAGTCGGGGCCAGCGATCTGCATCTTCAACCCACGGCGGAGGGTCTCGAGCTGCGCTGGCGCGTCGACGGCGTGCTGCAATCGGTCGGTGTCTTGCCCGCCGCGATGGCCCCCAATTTCGTCGCGCGGTTGAAGGTCCTGGCCGATCTGTTGACCTACCGCACCGACGCGCCGCAGGAGGGGCGTTTGCGCGGGGTGCCTGGTCTGGAAAACGTCGAGATGCGGCTCAGCACGTTTCCCACGCTGCACGGCGAAAAAGGGGTCGTGCGCTTCTTTGGAGCGCGGCGCAGCTATCAGCGCCTGGCCGATCTTGGTTTGCCCGCGGAGATTGCCGCGCGGCTGGCCGAACTGCTGAATGAAACCTCCGGCGCCCTACTGGTCACGGGACCGGCGGGGGGTGGCAAGACGACCACGCTCTACGCCTGCCTGCGCGAACTGGCCGCGTCCAGCGGTGGCATGCGCAGCCTGGCTTCGCTCGAGGACCCGATCGAAGTCGAAGTTCCCGGCGTGGCGCAATCGCAGACTAACGACAAGGCAGGCTTCGATCTGGCCACGGGGCTGCGCTTTCTCTTGCGCCAAGACCCCGAGGTGATCTTGGTGGGCGAGATCCGAGATCGAGTCACCGCGGAGGTGGCCTTTCAGGCCGCACTGACAGGGCATCTCGTGCTCAGCAGCTTTCATGCAGGCAGCGCCGCCGGCGCCATCAGTCGTTTGAGTGACATGGGCATCGAGCCCTACCTGCTGCGCAGCGGAGTGCTGGCCATTCTCTGCCAGCGACTGGTACGGCGCCTGTGCGACTGCGCCCGACCGAACGAATCGGCCGACGAACTGCTCGGGCTGCGGGTGAGCGGGGCGCGGCTGCCGGTTGGATGCGACGCTTGCCGCGGCACGGGCTACGCCGGGCGGATGGTGCTGGCCGAGATGCTGACCATCGATCGGAATGCCCTGGCCCGCGCGGTGTTGTCGCGCACGGACGCCGCGCAGCTCGACGAGCTGGCCGTGGCCGGGGGCATGGTATCACGCTGGCAACGAGCGTGCGACGCGGTCGAAGCAGGGCTCACCAGTCCGGCCGAAGTGCGTCGCGTATTGGGTTTTTCCGAACCGGGGAGATCGGCGCCATGA
- a CDS encoding type II secretion system F family protein: MSIPQPKPREATLAELGLLCDEIAALSRAGVPLEGGLAGLASDLPGRMGRFAGKVAEQLKTGKSLPDAIAATGTEMPSYFRAVIEAGLRSGRLSAALEGVAGSLRRLADLRRGVGAALVYPLVVMLLAYATLVFLAVYILPMFLLTNRSFDIQGPWFVAALVRLGQTPQWVLLPPAVMLAGFGLWWWSTGRAIVDESRWTRGALYFWPGLRRVQRDSRTAVEADILALLIENDVPLADAIELAGDAAGDPRTRLADAKIAASLRRGESLASASVEAADSAPVVRWMLLGDRRETIVAALRHAAAGYRRRAAYRAELVRIWFPFAVTLFVGGGTVLAVGLALFVPFAHFMQGLAQ; this comes from the coding sequence ATGAGCATACCGCAGCCGAAACCGCGCGAGGCCACGCTCGCGGAACTGGGCCTGTTGTGCGACGAGATCGCCGCGCTGTCGCGCGCCGGGGTGCCGCTCGAAGGGGGCCTGGCCGGGCTGGCGAGCGATCTGCCCGGTCGCATGGGACGCTTCGCCGGCAAGGTGGCCGAGCAATTGAAAACCGGGAAGAGCCTGCCCGATGCCATCGCCGCCACCGGTACGGAGATGCCGAGCTATTTTCGCGCCGTGATCGAGGCCGGCCTGCGTAGCGGGCGCTTGTCGGCGGCGCTCGAAGGGGTGGCCGGTTCGTTGCGACGGCTGGCCGATCTGCGACGCGGTGTCGGCGCGGCGCTCGTGTATCCGCTGGTGGTAATGTTGCTGGCCTATGCCACGCTCGTCTTTCTGGCGGTGTACATCCTGCCGATGTTCCTGCTCACCAACCGCAGCTTCGACATCCAGGGGCCGTGGTTCGTGGCCGCGCTGGTAAGGCTAGGACAGACGCCGCAATGGGTGTTGTTGCCCCCGGCGGTGATGCTCGCGGGCTTCGGCCTCTGGTGGTGGAGCACGGGTCGAGCCATCGTCGACGAATCGCGGTGGACGCGCGGGGCGCTCTATTTCTGGCCCGGCCTGCGCCGCGTGCAGCGCGATTCGCGCACGGCGGTCGAGGCGGACATTCTCGCCTTGTTGATCGAGAACGACGTTCCCCTGGCCGACGCGATCGAGTTGGCGGGGGACGCCGCCGGCGATCCGCGCACGCGTCTGGCCGATGCGAAAATTGCCGCGTCGCTGCGACGGGGCGAAAGCCTGGCGTCGGCCTCGGTCGAGGCCGCAGACAGCGCTCCGGTGGTGCGCTGGATGCTGCTGGGCGATCGTCGCGAAACAATCGTGGCGGCGCTGCGACATGCCGCGGCCGGCTATCGCCGCCGCGCGGCCTATCGTGCCGAGTTGGTGCGCATCTGGTTTCCCTTCGCGGTTACCCTCTTCGTGGGCGGTGGAACCGTGCTGGCGGTTGGGCTGGCGCTGTTCGTCCCCTTTGCGCACTTCATGCAAGGACTGGCCCAATGA
- a CDS encoding type II secretion system F family protein, with the protein MMNERAWDAGLEVAGLTGAGLPLAAGLRAYAAETGSRRVRRAVENVCDKLEAGEPLDAALRSQNSLFPSHIRALITAAAETGQLEDTLSRLLQLRTATQALRRTAWAGLVYPLVLVGLSTVVVIFVQSFVGVTAAELIEEFDAEVPVFTGFYTTLYSRGPWPVLLGLVLLAGLFGLVRLAIGSARWRWLFDRVPFVGPLWRYASLAEIARLVGLLIERKVPLDRCLALAAEATDDADLARGCRRLSIEVAAGEAFSVAISRQRRFPATLATLIQWGERHAALGEALDTAAEIFGGRAQGQLSLVRLAVPPIVFLFVAIAMASAMTACLEPLMRITTALS; encoded by the coding sequence ATGATGAACGAGCGCGCCTGGGATGCCGGACTGGAGGTCGCCGGACTGACGGGGGCGGGGCTGCCGCTGGCGGCAGGACTGCGCGCTTACGCGGCCGAGACCGGTTCGCGCCGCGTCCGCCGTGCCGTCGAGAATGTCTGCGACAAGCTCGAGGCGGGCGAACCGCTCGACGCGGCGCTGCGCTCGCAGAATTCATTGTTTCCGTCACATATTCGCGCCTTGATCACCGCGGCTGCGGAGACGGGGCAACTCGAAGACACCCTGAGTAGGCTGCTCCAACTGCGAACGGCCACACAAGCTCTGCGTCGTACCGCTTGGGCGGGACTTGTCTACCCGCTCGTCTTGGTCGGCCTCTCGACCGTGGTGGTCATCTTTGTGCAGTCATTCGTGGGCGTGACCGCCGCTGAGCTGATCGAGGAGTTCGATGCGGAAGTTCCCGTGTTTACGGGCTTCTATACGACGCTTTATAGCCGAGGTCCGTGGCCTGTGCTGTTGGGATTGGTCCTGTTGGCAGGCTTGTTCGGCCTGGTGCGGTTGGCCATCGGGAGCGCACGTTGGCGTTGGTTGTTCGATCGAGTGCCTTTCGTCGGACCGTTGTGGCGTTACGCGTCGCTGGCCGAGATCGCACGGCTTGTAGGCTTGCTGATCGAACGGAAGGTGCCACTCGACCGCTGTCTCGCGCTGGCAGCCGAAGCGACCGACGACGCCGATCTGGCACGGGGTTGCCGCCGATTGTCCATCGAAGTCGCTGCTGGAGAGGCTTTTTCCGTGGCAATTTCGCGGCAGCGCCGCTTTCCCGCGACCCTGGCAACACTGATCCAGTGGGGTGAACGTCATGCGGCCCTGGGTGAAGCGCTCGACACGGCGGCCGAGATCTTCGGTGGACGCGCGCAAGGCCAGCTTTCACTCGTGCGGCTGGCGGTGCCTCCTATCGTCTTTCTCTTCGTGGCGATTGCCATGGCCAGCGCGATGACGGCATGTCTCGAACCCTTGATGAGAATCACTACGGCACTTTCTTGA
- a CDS encoding type II secretion system F family protein has translation MIETFVQVAAGLACLAFAAAVPGVPVLIVWLRRHADDDRALDLSDQLLSGYLFGLFLLSLLVTAALVLPFFPFSILIIALGLFVGAMTIAERYAAQRVVFVRALAAAAERGIPLAPLARAMARESGLIYRRRLRRFAQHLESGATLLDAAQAVPRLLPDAALVAVVTGTLSGNLALPLREVADAHAFERPVWRGVAMGAVYLFALLALAFLYMQGMVAFIFPKFHQIAEDFDMPVTTTWNWLPNAAHSTGVLVTSMLAFLLLAGLFFLSLLLSLGVVRWSFGPLARLRRRIDMALVMRSLAAMAEAHRPFGPLLEALATGFPSAWARPRLENAARQVAIGGDWCVALQSQGLLGASDAAALQAGERVGNLPWVMRELAASGERRFVYRVAALGQVLLPIAVIVCGLVVLSIVIVCFQPLVEMIGSLT, from the coding sequence ATGATCGAAACCTTCGTGCAGGTTGCGGCGGGACTAGCATGCCTGGCATTCGCCGCCGCGGTGCCGGGCGTTCCGGTGCTGATTGTCTGGTTGCGGCGGCACGCGGACGATGATCGCGCACTCGACCTGAGTGACCAATTGCTCTCCGGGTATCTGTTCGGCCTGTTCCTCTTGAGCTTGTTGGTGACCGCCGCGCTCGTCCTGCCGTTCTTTCCCTTCTCGATCTTGATCATTGCCCTGGGCTTGTTCGTGGGCGCCATGACGATCGCCGAGCGGTATGCCGCGCAACGCGTGGTATTCGTGCGAGCGCTGGCGGCTGCGGCCGAGCGCGGAATTCCACTGGCGCCACTGGCTCGGGCCATGGCGCGCGAGTCGGGGCTGATCTATCGTCGACGGCTGCGACGTTTCGCCCAGCATCTCGAGTCGGGGGCGACACTGCTCGATGCCGCGCAAGCGGTGCCCCGACTTCTGCCGGATGCCGCCCTGGTGGCGGTGGTCACCGGAACGCTGAGCGGGAATCTCGCCCTCCCGCTGCGCGAGGTCGCCGATGCACATGCGTTCGAGCGCCCCGTTTGGCGCGGCGTGGCGATGGGGGCGGTCTACCTGTTCGCGCTGCTGGCGCTGGCCTTTCTCTACATGCAGGGAATGGTGGCCTTCATTTTTCCGAAGTTCCACCAGATCGCCGAAGATTTCGATATGCCAGTGACGACGACCTGGAATTGGCTACCGAACGCCGCACACTCGACCGGAGTCCTCGTGACGAGCATGCTGGCATTTCTCCTGCTCGCGGGGCTCTTCTTTCTGTCGCTACTCCTTTCGCTGGGCGTGGTTCGCTGGTCTTTTGGCCCCTTGGCCCGTTTGCGACGGCGCATCGACATGGCACTCGTGATGCGGTCGCTGGCAGCGATGGCCGAGGCACACCGTCCCTTTGGGCCCTTGCTGGAAGCTCTTGCTACCGGCTTTCCCTCTGCCTGGGCACGGCCACGGCTGGAAAATGCCGCCCGGCAGGTCGCCATCGGCGGCGACTGGTGTGTGGCCCTGCAATCGCAGGGCCTACTCGGAGCCTCGGACGCCGCCGCGCTTCAAGCTGGCGAGCGCGTGGGGAACTTGCCTTGGGTCATGCGCGAGCTGGCCGCGAGTGGTGAACGGCGCTTTGTCTACCGTGTTGCCGCCTTGGGGCAAGTCTTGCTGCCGATCGCCGTCATCGTGTGTGGGCTGGTCGTGTTGTCGATCGTCATCGTGTGTTTCCAACCGCTGGTCGAGATGATCGGGAGCCTGACATGA
- a CDS encoding prepilin-type N-terminal cleavage/methylation domain-containing protein codes for MIALATQRRVVRRGTTLIEMVVSIAIISAIFGVAATLFGFLLTGRGDGRRTLEQQIVEGRLVEQFRRDVHEATHAEAFDQEGSPRLKLTQADERTVEYRYEQGELARRETQAGKPVRLENYGLPRESAVRFALEPSGDRTLVRLEWTEESASRGMPSAGTSAAQRHEVIALVGRNIVAPIRAAANASEPSEPMGEAP; via the coding sequence ATGATCGCTCTGGCAACACAACGGCGAGTGGTGCGGCGCGGCACGACCCTGATCGAGATGGTCGTGTCGATTGCCATCATCAGCGCCATCTTCGGCGTCGCGGCCACCTTGTTCGGCTTCCTGCTCACGGGCCGCGGCGATGGACGCCGTACGCTCGAACAACAGATCGTCGAAGGCCGACTCGTCGAGCAGTTCCGCCGCGACGTGCATGAAGCAACCCACGCCGAAGCATTCGACCAAGAGGGATCGCCTCGTCTCAAGTTGACGCAAGCGGACGAGCGGACCGTGGAGTATCGCTACGAGCAGGGAGAACTCGCCCGGCGCGAAACGCAGGCCGGGAAGCCCGTGCGACTCGAAAACTATGGACTCCCACGGGAGAGCGCCGTTCGCTTTGCTCTCGAGCCAAGTGGAGACCGCACCTTGGTGCGACTCGAATGGACCGAAGAGTCGGCTTCCCGCGGAATGCCGTCGGCCGGGACCTCCGCCGCGCAGCGGCACGAAGTGATCGCGCTGGTGGGACGCAACATCGTGGCTCCGATTCGCGCGGCGGCGAATGCGTCGGAGCCTTCCGAGCCGATGGGAGAAGCACCATGA
- a CDS encoding DUF1559 domain-containing protein codes for MNRRRPNAFTLVELLVVIAIIGILIAMLLPAVQAAREAARRSSCANNLVQLSIALQNYDNAFETLPPGTINAEGSIRNKPDGYHFGWITRLLPYVEQPAAYQHLDFNVSVYDDKNLPVRQLNLALLRCPSSGRYWPEKNTIVQTAYSACHNDVEAPIDVSNNGAFILNRALRYDDMLDGSSNTLFLGEHLPDPRDLGWASGTRATLRNTGKVINATEVPEEAYQAMYRGGVADETEEEDSAEGEQPDGDLYVGGFGSEHRGGANFGLGDGSVRFLSESIDQATYRQLGNRSDGELMKDWDD; via the coding sequence ATGAATCGACGTCGACCGAACGCCTTCACGCTCGTCGAGCTGTTGGTAGTGATCGCCATCATCGGCATTCTGATCGCCATGTTGTTGCCGGCGGTTCAGGCGGCGCGCGAGGCGGCACGCAGGAGCTCGTGCGCCAACAACCTCGTCCAATTGAGCATCGCTCTGCAGAACTATGACAACGCGTTCGAGACATTGCCTCCCGGCACGATCAATGCCGAGGGATCGATCCGCAACAAGCCCGACGGTTATCATTTCGGCTGGATCACGCGCCTTCTGCCATACGTCGAGCAGCCGGCGGCGTATCAACACCTCGACTTCAACGTGAGCGTCTACGACGACAAGAACCTGCCCGTGCGCCAGTTGAATCTCGCGCTATTGCGCTGTCCTTCTTCGGGGCGCTACTGGCCCGAGAAGAACACGATTGTGCAAACGGCCTATTCCGCCTGCCATAACGATGTCGAGGCGCCGATCGATGTCTCGAACAACGGCGCGTTCATTTTGAACCGCGCGCTGCGCTACGACGACATGCTCGACGGCAGCTCGAACACGCTCTTTTTGGGCGAGCATCTGCCCGATCCTCGCGATCTGGGTTGGGCCTCGGGCACGCGGGCCACTCTGCGCAACACCGGCAAGGTGATCAACGCCACCGAAGTGCCCGAGGAAGCGTACCAGGCGATGTACCGCGGAGGCGTGGCAGACGAAACTGAGGAAGAAGATTCCGCCGAAGGTGAGCAGCCGGACGGGGATCTCTACGTCGGAGGGTTCGGCAGCGAGCATCGCGGCGGCGCCAACTTCGGCCTGGGCGATGGCTCGGTCCGCTTTCTATCGGAGTCGATCGACCAGGCGACGTACCGGCAACTCGGCAACCGCAGCGACGGAGAGTTGATGAAGGACTGGGACGACTAA
- a CDS encoding sigma-70 family RNA polymerase sigma factor: MDRDSIIITRAWRRVTRRLVRCELLLLSSKPRRNAQHRMPQCSGFTRVKWVPPVNDFGELVARVRQGDERATTELVVRYERLVRRSARRFLGPKLRPYLDSVDVAQSVYRTLLLGLRHRRFNVSTPNQLAALALVLVKRKVARQWRSLRHELAARQGSPQASQLVTCLTHCAARRGETPAEVASRQEELSRMLQRLPVIERQLIELRLQGFTTAEAAAVLEIDPALLRVRLHRLRRKLQNTGLFRVLPI, translated from the coding sequence TTGGATCGCGATTCGATTATAATCACGCGGGCGTGGCGCCGTGTCACGCGCCGTCTTGTGCGCTGCGAACTTTTGCTTCTGTCCTCAAAACCACGGCGAAACGCGCAACACCGCATGCCGCAGTGTTCGGGTTTCACTAGGGTCAAATGGGTGCCGCCGGTGAACGACTTCGGGGAATTGGTCGCGCGAGTGCGGCAAGGCGACGAACGCGCCACGACAGAGTTGGTGGTCCGCTACGAACGGCTGGTTCGGCGATCCGCGAGACGCTTTCTAGGGCCGAAACTGCGTCCCTATCTCGACTCGGTCGATGTGGCGCAATCAGTCTATCGCACGCTTCTGCTGGGACTGCGCCATCGGCGCTTCAACGTCTCGACGCCCAATCAATTGGCCGCCCTGGCGCTCGTCCTTGTCAAGCGCAAGGTTGCACGGCAATGGCGCAGCCTCCGCCACGAATTAGCTGCGCGGCAGGGCTCGCCACAGGCCAGTCAATTGGTCACTTGCCTGACACATTGCGCCGCGCGCCGCGGGGAAACACCGGCTGAAGTCGCCTCGCGCCAAGAAGAATTATCGCGCATGCTGCAGCGATTGCCCGTGATTGAGCGACAACTTATTGAACTGCGGCTGCAAGGTTTTACAACAGCCGAAGCCGCTGCTGTTTTGGAAATCGATCCCGCGCTGCTCCGTGTGCGACTGCATCGTCTCCGACGGAAGCTTCAAAACACAGGGCTGTTTCGTGTGTTGCCCATCTAG